One region of Paraburkholderia acidiphila genomic DNA includes:
- a CDS encoding AMP-binding protein: MNAYESFPWRALYDTGTEAHPQQDYTNGMDMFAAALARAPRESALLYFDGRLDWQALDAWSDRIACVLLDAGVQRGDRVALYLQNVPQFVMALLGIWKAGAVMVPVNPMNRARELKLLLDDSQSRVLICDAALESDVVREVVASIESDGNAAPRVLTTRARALQTRDDPRVFGAQREESEAGEGARDLLQAAQAVQQGRKPPPVALAASDPAMLVYTSGTSGRPKGAICTHGNFAFNSQTYRDFCDLREGGPILGVAPLFHITGLLGHIGAAWIARAPLVLTHRFDPAATLDAIEEHRAEFTIGAITVFIALLHHAEATREKLATLTKIYSGGAPIAPSVVEAFRAKFGHVIHGAYGLTETNSPTHMVPLARLAPVDPRSGALAMGVPVPGAEAAIVDDDGHMLAAGETGEIVCRGPMVVPGYWNNAAETANAFRGGWFHTGDVGFMDEAGWFYLVDRKKDMINAAGFKVWPREVEDVLYGHPAVREAAVVGVPNAYRGETVKAVVSLRAGAVADAAELIAFCKARMAAYKYPRIVEFRDELPKTATGKILRRELR; this comes from the coding sequence GTGAACGCCTACGAAAGCTTTCCCTGGCGCGCGCTGTACGACACCGGTACCGAGGCGCATCCTCAGCAGGACTATACGAACGGTATGGATATGTTCGCGGCGGCGCTGGCTCGCGCGCCGCGCGAAAGCGCGCTGCTTTACTTCGACGGCAGGCTCGACTGGCAGGCGCTCGACGCGTGGAGCGATCGCATTGCCTGCGTGCTGCTGGACGCAGGCGTGCAGCGCGGCGACCGCGTGGCGCTTTACTTGCAGAACGTGCCGCAGTTCGTGATGGCCTTGCTCGGCATCTGGAAGGCCGGCGCCGTGATGGTGCCGGTCAATCCGATGAACCGTGCGCGCGAACTGAAACTGCTGCTCGACGATTCGCAATCGCGCGTCCTGATCTGCGATGCCGCGCTCGAAAGCGACGTCGTTCGCGAAGTGGTTGCGAGCATCGAATCCGATGGCAACGCCGCGCCGCGTGTACTCACCACGCGCGCGCGTGCGCTGCAAACACGCGACGATCCGCGCGTATTCGGCGCGCAGCGCGAGGAGAGCGAGGCGGGCGAGGGCGCACGCGATCTCTTGCAGGCGGCACAGGCCGTGCAGCAAGGGCGAAAACCGCCGCCGGTCGCGCTGGCGGCGAGCGATCCCGCCATGCTCGTGTATACCTCGGGTACGAGCGGCCGCCCGAAAGGCGCGATCTGCACGCATGGCAATTTCGCGTTCAACTCGCAGACCTACCGCGACTTTTGCGACCTGCGCGAAGGCGGACCGATACTCGGCGTCGCGCCGCTCTTTCACATTACCGGCCTGCTTGGCCACATCGGCGCGGCGTGGATTGCGCGCGCGCCGCTTGTTCTCACGCACCGCTTCGACCCGGCGGCCACGCTCGACGCCATCGAGGAACACCGCGCGGAGTTCACGATCGGCGCGATCACGGTGTTTATCGCGCTGCTGCATCATGCCGAGGCAACCCGCGAAAAGCTCGCGACGCTCACGAAGATCTATTCGGGCGGCGCGCCGATTGCGCCCAGCGTGGTGGAGGCGTTTCGCGCGAAGTTCGGCCACGTGATCCACGGCGCCTATGGGCTCACCGAAACGAATTCGCCCACGCACATGGTGCCGCTCGCGCGGTTGGCGCCCGTCGATCCACGCAGCGGCGCGCTCGCGATGGGCGTGCCGGTGCCGGGTGCCGAAGCGGCGATTGTCGACGATGACGGTCACATGCTCGCTGCCGGTGAAACGGGCGAGATCGTCTGCCGCGGGCCGATGGTCGTGCCCGGCTACTGGAACAACGCGGCGGAGACGGCTAATGCGTTTCGCGGCGGCTGGTTCCATACCGGCGACGTCGGGTTCATGGACGAAGCGGGCTGGTTCTATCTCGTCGACCGCAAGAAGGACATGATCAATGCGGCCGGCTTCAAGGTCTGGCCACGTGAAGTGGAAGACGTGCTTTACGGCCATCCTGCCGTGCGCGAAGCGGCCGTGGTGGGCGTGCCCAATGCGTATCGCGGCGAGACGGTGAAAGCCGTGGTGAGCCTGCGCGCGGGCGCAGTGGCCGACGCAGCGGAGTTGATCGCGTTCTGCAAGGCACGCATGGCGGCGTACAAATATCCGCGCATCGTCGAGTTCCGCGACGAGTTGCCGAAGACGGCGACGGGGAAGATATTGCGGCGGGAATTGCGGTAA
- the gudD gene encoding glucarate dehydratase, which translates to MSTQTVQPNATPVVTELRVVPVAGRDSMLLNLSGAHGPFFTRNVVLLRDSAGHTGIGEVPGGEAIRKTLEDARAFVVGQSIGNMQSVLNTVRKQFADRDSGGRGLQTFDLRTTIHAVTALEAALLDLLGQHLNVPVAALLGEGQQRSEVEMLGYLFFIGDRNKTDLAYASGADGRDDWERVRTEEAMTPEAVVRLAEAAQARYGFNDFKLKGGVLAGDAEMEAVTALAERFPEARVTLDPNGAWSLAEAIRLCRDKHDVLAYAEDPCGAENGYSGREVMAEFRRATGLPTATNMIATDWRQMGHAIQLQSVDIPLADPHFWTMQGSVRVAQMCNDWGLTWGSHSNNHFDISLAMFTHAAAAAPGKITAIDTHWIWQDGQRLTREPLQIVGGKVQVPQKPGLGIEIDMDELEKAHALYQEHGLGARDDAIAMQYLIPNWKFDNKRPCLVR; encoded by the coding sequence ATGTCTACACAAACCGTTCAACCGAACGCCACGCCCGTCGTGACCGAATTGCGCGTCGTGCCCGTGGCGGGCCGCGACAGCATGCTGCTGAACCTCTCCGGCGCGCACGGTCCGTTCTTCACGCGCAACGTCGTGCTGCTGCGCGACAGCGCGGGCCACACCGGCATCGGCGAAGTGCCGGGCGGCGAGGCGATCCGCAAGACGCTCGAAGACGCGCGTGCGTTCGTGGTCGGCCAGTCCATCGGCAATATGCAGTCGGTGCTCAACACCGTGCGCAAGCAGTTCGCCGACCGCGACTCGGGCGGCCGCGGCCTGCAGACCTTCGACCTGCGCACGACGATTCACGCGGTGACCGCGCTCGAAGCGGCGCTGCTCGACCTGCTCGGCCAGCACCTGAACGTGCCCGTTGCCGCGCTGTTGGGCGAAGGGCAGCAGCGCAGCGAAGTGGAGATGCTCGGCTACCTGTTCTTCATCGGCGATCGCAACAAGACCGATCTCGCGTACGCGAGCGGCGCCGATGGCCGCGACGACTGGGAGCGTGTGCGCACCGAAGAAGCGATGACGCCGGAAGCCGTCGTGCGCCTCGCCGAAGCCGCGCAAGCGCGCTACGGCTTCAACGACTTCAAGCTCAAGGGCGGCGTGCTGGCAGGCGACGCGGAAATGGAAGCGGTCACGGCGCTGGCCGAGCGCTTTCCCGAGGCGCGCGTGACGCTCGACCCGAACGGCGCATGGTCGCTCGCGGAAGCGATCCGCCTGTGCCGCGACAAGCACGACGTGCTCGCCTATGCCGAAGACCCGTGCGGCGCGGAAAACGGCTATTCGGGCCGCGAAGTGATGGCCGAGTTCCGCCGCGCCACGGGCCTGCCCACGGCCACCAACATGATCGCGACCGACTGGCGCCAGATGGGCCACGCGATCCAGCTGCAATCCGTGGACATTCCGCTTGCCGACCCGCACTTCTGGACCATGCAGGGCTCGGTGCGCGTGGCGCAGATGTGCAACGACTGGGGCCTCACGTGGGGCTCGCACTCGAACAATCACTTCGACATCTCGCTCGCCATGTTCACGCATGCGGCGGCCGCAGCGCCCGGCAAGATCACCGCGATCGACACGCACTGGATCTGGCAGGACGGCCAGCGCCTCACGCGCGAGCCGCTGCAGATCGTGGGCGGCAAGGTGCAGGTGCCGCAAAAGCCGGGCCTCGGCATCGAGATCGACATGGACGAGCTGGAAAAGGCCCACGCGCTCTACCAGGAGCACGGCCTTGGCGCGCGCGACGACGCGATCGCCATGCAATACCTGATTCCCAACTGGAAATTCGACAACAAGCGTCCGTGCCTCGTGCGCTGA
- a CDS encoding MFS transporter: MDDKLVASASTATSTDATAAAADFRWRVLIWLLLGGVINYLDRANLAIAAPGMIHDLGLTRTQIGLLGTVFAWTYAVMQLPAGWIIDRFGAKRAYAVGMIWWSVATWLTGVVGSISGLIVMRALLAVGEAPCWPTSAKITAAWFPAKERGFATGIWDSSSKWGPALAPAVLVALMIAFGWRSLFHVTGAIGIVFAVLFLFLYRNPAQSKRLTREEFAYIEAGGGGHERSLTTAPIRWRALFASRSVWGMIFGYFCAIWLWNIFLVFLPLYLLDRFHISFAQLGIYASIPWFGGAAGEIAAGWIAKKLVDRHVATPMVAKRVLIVVGAIGAGVCAAALPLADTIGASVALMTLGLAFIAATIGNAWALAADIAPSSMVASVSSIQNFGGYFGGAFSPVVAGFIVDRTGSYSIAFIMGGAIAGCAALFYWFMARNTVGQPADAV, from the coding sequence ATGGACGACAAACTGGTTGCAAGCGCATCTACCGCGACATCGACTGACGCGACAGCGGCCGCTGCGGACTTTCGCTGGCGCGTGCTGATCTGGCTGCTGTTGGGCGGCGTCATCAACTACCTCGATCGCGCGAATCTCGCGATCGCCGCGCCCGGCATGATTCACGACCTGGGCCTTACGCGCACGCAAATCGGCCTGCTAGGCACCGTGTTCGCCTGGACCTACGCCGTGATGCAGTTGCCGGCGGGCTGGATCATCGACCGCTTCGGCGCGAAGCGCGCCTATGCAGTGGGCATGATCTGGTGGAGCGTGGCGACGTGGCTCACCGGCGTGGTCGGCTCGATCTCGGGCCTCATCGTCATGCGCGCACTGCTCGCCGTGGGCGAGGCGCCGTGCTGGCCGACCTCCGCCAAGATCACGGCGGCATGGTTTCCGGCCAAGGAGCGCGGCTTCGCCACCGGCATCTGGGATTCGTCGTCGAAATGGGGGCCCGCGCTTGCGCCCGCCGTGCTGGTCGCGCTGATGATCGCCTTCGGCTGGCGCTCGCTTTTTCACGTGACGGGCGCCATCGGCATCGTCTTCGCCGTGCTGTTCCTGTTTCTTTATCGCAACCCCGCGCAGAGCAAGCGGCTCACGCGCGAGGAGTTCGCTTATATCGAAGCGGGCGGCGGCGGCCACGAGCGTTCGCTTACGACCGCGCCCATTCGCTGGCGCGCGCTGTTCGCTTCGCGCAGCGTGTGGGGCATGATATTCGGCTACTTCTGCGCGATCTGGCTGTGGAATATCTTCCTTGTGTTCCTGCCGCTCTATCTGCTCGATCGCTTTCATATTTCGTTCGCACAACTGGGCATCTACGCGAGCATTCCGTGGTTCGGCGGCGCGGCCGGCGAGATCGCCGCGGGCTGGATCGCCAAGAAGCTCGTGGATCGCCATGTGGCGACGCCAATGGTCGCCAAGCGCGTGCTGATCGTGGTGGGCGCGATTGGCGCTGGCGTGTGCGCGGCGGCGCTGCCGCTCGCGGACACGATAGGTGCGAGCGTCGCGCTGATGACGCTGGGGCTCGCGTTCATCGCCGCCACGATCGGCAACGCCTGGGCGCTCGCGGCAGACATCGCGCCGTCTTCGATGGTCGCATCCGTGAGTTCGATCCAGAACTTCGGCGGCTATTTCGGCGGGGCGTTCTCGCCGGTCGTGGCGGGCTTTATCGTCGACCGCACGGGATCGTATTCGATCGCATTCATCATGGGCGGCGCGATTGCGGGGTGTGCTGCGCTGTTCTACTGGTTCATGGCGCGCAATACGGTGGGCCAGCCGGCCGATGCCGTTTGA
- a CDS encoding H-NS family nucleoid-associated regulatory protein produces the protein MATYRELLAQKRELDERIEALRAEAAHEALANVRAAIAEFGFTPDEVFGKPRREKAARRPRKSEGNAGKKRERANLDLFGDSADNS, from the coding sequence ATGGCTACCTACCGCGAATTGCTCGCCCAGAAGCGCGAGCTTGACGAGCGCATCGAAGCGCTGCGCGCCGAAGCGGCGCACGAAGCGCTGGCCAATGTGCGCGCGGCAATCGCCGAATTCGGCTTCACGCCCGACGAGGTGTTCGGCAAGCCGCGCCGCGAAAAAGCCGCGCGGCGCCCGCGCAAGTCCGAAGGCAATGCGGGCAAAAAGCGCGAACGCGCCAATCTGGACCTGTTCGGCGACTCCGCCGACAACAGCTGA
- the metE gene encoding 5-methyltetrahydropteroyltriglutamate--homocysteine S-methyltransferase, with product MVTTHNLGFPRIGAKRELKSGLERYWKGESSRAELKALGAQLRARHWDNQKGLDLVPAGDFAFYDQVLDMSFTLGNLPERVQGFHGDKLDNYFRVARGRSAAGAEDHAACCGGVAAGEMTKWFDTNYHYIVPEFTADTQFNLDTSRLSEQLREARELGVKAKPVIIGPLTYLWLGKAKDNSDKLALLPRIMPAYRALLDYFRVMDVEWVQIDEPILVTELDPAWRAAFATAYEGFELRSVKLLLATYFGQLQDNLNLACSLPVDGLHIDAINAREEVALAAQKLPAQSVLSVGAINGRNIWKTDLTATLEWLEPLAKQLGERLWIAPSCSLLHVPVDLASEEKLDAEIRSWLAFALQKLDEVKLLAAALNQGRGAVAVELAANAAAIAARRHSPRVNNPAVKAAIAGIDANLGSRQHAYAVRAAKQAAILNLPAYPTTTIGSFPQTAEIRRARSQFKAGALDDAGYRAAMRAEIGRSVREQEQLGLDVLVHGEAERNDMVEYFGEQLDGYAFSQFGWVQSYGSRCVKPPILFGDISRPKAMTVEWITYAQSLTNKPMKGMLTGPVTILNWSFVRDDQPRSVSCYQLALAIREEVLDLEKAGVGVIQIDEAALREGLPLRRDQWGEYLRWAVESFRITANGVADETQIHTHMCYSEFNDIIASIADMDADVITIETSRSDMELLDAFDNFKYPNEIGPGVYDIHSPNIPTEAHIVQLMQKAAERIPAERLWVNPDCGLKTRQWAEVVPALTNMVAAARALRSQAQ from the coding sequence ATGGTCACCACGCACAATCTCGGCTTTCCGCGCATCGGCGCAAAACGCGAACTCAAGTCCGGTCTCGAACGCTACTGGAAAGGCGAGTCTTCGCGCGCCGAACTGAAGGCGCTTGGCGCGCAACTGCGCGCGCGCCATTGGGACAACCAGAAAGGTCTCGACCTCGTGCCCGCCGGCGACTTCGCGTTCTACGACCAGGTGCTCGACATGAGCTTCACGCTCGGCAACCTGCCCGAGCGCGTGCAGGGTTTCCACGGCGACAAGCTCGACAACTACTTCCGCGTGGCGCGGGGCCGCTCGGCCGCAGGCGCCGAGGACCATGCCGCTTGCTGCGGCGGCGTCGCGGCCGGCGAAATGACGAAGTGGTTCGACACGAACTATCACTACATCGTCCCCGAATTCACGGCCGATACGCAGTTCAACCTCGACACGTCGCGTCTTTCCGAGCAACTGCGCGAAGCGCGCGAGCTTGGCGTGAAGGCCAAGCCCGTCATCATCGGGCCGCTCACGTACCTGTGGCTCGGCAAGGCAAAGGACAATTCCGACAAGCTGGCGCTGCTCCCGCGCATCATGCCGGCGTACCGCGCGCTGCTCGACTACTTCCGCGTGATGGACGTCGAGTGGGTGCAGATCGACGAGCCGATTCTCGTGACCGAGCTCGACCCGGCATGGCGTGCCGCGTTCGCGACGGCGTATGAAGGGTTCGAACTGCGCAGCGTCAAGCTGCTGCTGGCCACCTACTTCGGACAACTACAGGACAATCTGAACCTCGCCTGCTCGCTGCCCGTCGACGGCCTGCATATCGACGCGATCAACGCACGTGAGGAAGTCGCACTGGCCGCGCAGAAACTGCCTGCGCAGAGCGTGCTCTCGGTGGGCGCGATCAACGGCCGCAACATCTGGAAGACGGACTTGACCGCTACGCTCGAATGGCTCGAACCGCTGGCTAAGCAATTGGGCGAGCGCCTGTGGATCGCGCCGTCGTGCTCGCTACTGCACGTGCCAGTGGATCTCGCGAGCGAAGAGAAGCTGGACGCTGAAATCCGCTCGTGGCTCGCATTTGCGCTGCAAAAGCTCGACGAAGTCAAGCTGCTGGCCGCGGCACTCAACCAGGGCCGCGGCGCGGTGGCTGTCGAACTTGCCGCGAACGCCGCCGCCATCGCCGCGCGCCGCCACTCGCCGCGCGTGAATAACCCGGCGGTGAAGGCTGCGATCGCCGGCATCGATGCAAATCTAGGCAGCCGCCAGCACGCTTACGCCGTGCGTGCCGCGAAGCAGGCCGCCATTCTCAATCTGCCGGCGTACCCGACCACCACGATCGGCTCGTTTCCGCAAACGGCCGAAATCCGCCGGGCGCGCAGCCAGTTCAAGGCCGGCGCGCTTGACGACGCAGGCTACCGGGCGGCCATGCGCGCCGAGATCGGGCGCAGCGTGCGCGAGCAGGAGCAACTGGGCCTCGACGTGCTCGTGCACGGCGAAGCCGAGCGCAACGACATGGTCGAATACTTCGGAGAACAGCTCGACGGCTACGCGTTCAGCCAGTTCGGCTGGGTGCAGTCGTATGGCTCGCGTTGCGTGAAGCCGCCCATTCTGTTCGGCGACATCAGCCGCCCGAAGGCGATGACCGTGGAGTGGATCACCTACGCGCAATCGCTCACGAACAAGCCCATGAAGGGCATGCTCACGGGTCCGGTGACGATCCTCAACTGGTCCTTCGTGCGCGACGACCAGCCGCGTTCGGTGTCGTGCTACCAGCTCGCGCTCGCCATTCGCGAAGAAGTGCTCGACCTGGAGAAGGCGGGCGTGGGCGTGATCCAGATCGACGAAGCCGCGCTGCGCGAAGGTCTGCCGCTGCGGCGCGATCAGTGGGGCGAGTATCTGCGCTGGGCCGTCGAATCGTTCCGCATCACCGCGAACGGCGTGGCAGACGAAACGCAGATCCACACGCACATGTGCTATTCGGAGTTCAACGACATCATCGCGTCGATCGCCGATATGGATGCGGATGTCATCACGATTGAAACGTCCCGCTCGGATATGGAGCTGCTCGACGCGTTCGACAACTTCAAGTATCCGAACGAAATCGGACCGGGCGTATACGACATTCACTCGCCGAATATTCCGACCGAAGCGCATATCGTGCAACTGATGCAGAAGGCCGCTGAGCGTATTCCCGCTGAGCGCCTGTGGGTGAACCCGGACTGTGGGTTGAAGACGCGTCAGTGGGCGGAGGTGGTTCCTGCGTTGACCAACATGGTTGCTGCCGCCAGGGCGCTGCGCAGCCAGGCGCAATAA
- a CDS encoding DUF4142 domain-containing protein, with product MTRLSLASLIAASAASLCAVSLSAHAQTPAPSAASASTSAEAVRLHEADKTFISDGTQTVATQRDAARIADSRSTDREVKAFAEKLVADYSKLSDSMRAASPRGVDVPRNDPNAAVISSINNLRGADFDKTYIEQVALAGQQKTLSAFQAEIASGRDAGLKKAATEGLPVIQADYAKAQELAKRKHLAG from the coding sequence ATGACTCGCCTCTCGCTTGCCTCGCTCATCGCGGCTTCAGCCGCCAGCCTTTGCGCCGTTTCGCTGAGCGCCCATGCGCAGACCCCCGCGCCCTCCGCGGCTTCTGCCTCCACCTCGGCCGAAGCCGTTCGGCTCCACGAAGCCGACAAGACCTTCATCTCGGACGGCACGCAAACCGTCGCCACGCAGCGCGACGCCGCGCGCATTGCCGACTCGCGCTCGACCGACCGCGAAGTGAAGGCCTTCGCGGAAAAGCTGGTGGCCGACTATTCGAAGCTCTCCGACTCGATGCGCGCGGCAAGCCCGCGCGGCGTGGACGTGCCGCGCAACGACCCGAATGCGGCGGTGATCAGCAGCATCAACAATCTGCGCGGCGCGGATTTCGACAAGACGTATATCGAACAGGTCGCGCTGGCTGGGCAGCAGAAAACGCTTTCGGCCTTCCAGGCGGAGATTGCCTCGGGCCGCGACGCGGGCCTCAAGAAAGCCGCCACGGAAGGTCTGCCTGTGATCCAGGCCGACTACGCCAAGGCGCAGGAACTTGCCAAGCGCAAGCACCTGGCGGGCTGA
- a CDS encoding TMEM175 family protein codes for MEKNRLEAFSDGVLAIIITIMVLELKVPHGDTLAALAPLWPVYLSYVLSFIYVGIYWNNHHHMLQVARRVNGSVLWANLHLLFWLSLLPFTTGWMGENEFGRWPTALYGVNLLLCAIAYVVLQFTLVRYHGSQSPLAMALGNDLKGKISPVIYTAGFALAAFDYPRVGAIFYFIAALLWLVPDRRMERLALAASEKREE; via the coding sequence ATGGAAAAGAATCGACTCGAAGCATTCAGCGATGGCGTGCTCGCCATCATCATCACCATCATGGTGCTGGAACTCAAGGTGCCGCACGGCGACACGCTTGCCGCACTTGCGCCGCTCTGGCCGGTTTATCTGAGCTACGTGCTGAGCTTCATCTACGTGGGCATCTACTGGAACAACCATCACCATATGCTGCAGGTGGCGCGCCGCGTGAACGGCTCGGTGCTCTGGGCCAACCTGCATCTGCTGTTCTGGCTCTCGCTGCTGCCGTTCACCACGGGCTGGATGGGCGAAAACGAATTCGGGCGCTGGCCAACCGCGCTTTACGGCGTGAACCTGCTGCTCTGCGCGATTGCTTATGTCGTGCTGCAATTCACGCTCGTGCGCTATCACGGCTCGCAAAGCCCGCTTGCGATGGCATTGGGCAACGACTTGAAGGGCAAGATTTCGCCCGTCATTTATACGGCCGGTTTTGCGCTGGCGGCGTTCGACTATCCACGCGTTGGCGCGATTTTCTATTTCATCGCGGCGCTGCTCTGGCTCGTGCCCGATCGACGCATGGAGCGGCTGGCGCTCGCCGCGAGCGAAAAGAGGGAAGAGTAA
- a CDS encoding cytochrome b/b6 domain-containing protein: MNATTSASRDHPERTERRVPVWDLPTRLFHWLTVVLVAAAYVTQRMNWMQMHVRLGETLLALVLFRILWGCFGSETARFSRFVASPRKAIEHLRHLLRREPDVQVGHNAAGGWMVLLLLALLLVETLTGLYDYNDIADEGPLSEIVPATIANAIANLHAWGWDLLAAAVVLHVCAITVYAVVKGHNLIGPMVSGKKRLPASVRAPARRSLWLAALLMGLSGVVVALLAAYL; encoded by the coding sequence ATGAACGCCACGACATCCGCATCCCGCGACCACCCCGAACGCACTGAACGCCGCGTGCCCGTCTGGGACCTGCCCACGCGCCTGTTCCACTGGCTCACCGTCGTGCTCGTGGCCGCCGCCTACGTCACGCAGCGCATGAACTGGATGCAGATGCACGTGCGCCTTGGCGAAACGCTGCTCGCGCTCGTGCTGTTTCGCATTCTGTGGGGGTGCTTCGGCAGCGAGACTGCACGCTTCTCGCGTTTCGTCGCCTCGCCGCGCAAGGCGATCGAGCATCTGCGCCACTTGTTGCGACGCGAGCCCGACGTGCAGGTGGGCCACAACGCGGCGGGCGGCTGGATGGTTCTGCTGCTGCTCGCGCTGCTGCTCGTCGAAACGCTCACCGGCCTCTACGACTACAACGATATCGCCGACGAAGGCCCGCTCAGCGAAATCGTGCCCGCAACAATCGCCAATGCCATAGCGAACCTGCACGCGTGGGGCTGGGATCTGCTCGCGGCGGCGGTCGTGCTGCACGTATGCGCGATTACCGTCTATGCGGTCGTGAAAGGCCACAATCTCATTGGCCCGATGGTAAGCGGCAAAAAGCGCTTGCCCGCCTCGGTGCGAGCGCCCGCGCGCAGGTCGCTCTGGCTCGCGGCCTTGCTGATGGGGTTATCGGGCGTCGTGGTCGCCCTCCTCGCCGCATATCTCTGA
- a CDS encoding lactonase family protein — translation MNQPNPERFFVYVANSKDGDIGVFHLDARNGALTPQARVAAQDNVMPMALSPDRRRLYAATRGADKRINDYAIDAQTGSLTPRVQTPIESSLAYLCAEPQGRFLLGASYGEHRVSLYGANDLENGRGAPLQVIADIEHAHAVIVSADGRFAYASSLGSNRVFAFALQDEGRLVEIGAVDLGAGFGPRHLRFSPGGDVLYVLSEFRATVAAFARDAATGKLAALHVSPRAADLAHLNDGFARPSPTDPVQPDPAVLAKNVWAADIHVSPDGRFVYVSERTTSQILTLRVAQDGALEYVGATATETQPRGFRIDPTGRFLVACGEKSQHVSVYSVDAASGALTPVSRGEGGNGANWVEIVAATA, via the coding sequence ATGAACCAGCCGAACCCCGAACGCTTCTTCGTCTACGTCGCGAATTCGAAAGACGGCGACATCGGCGTGTTTCATCTCGACGCGCGCAATGGCGCGCTCACGCCGCAAGCGCGCGTGGCCGCGCAGGACAACGTGATGCCGATGGCGCTCTCGCCCGATCGCCGCCGGCTCTATGCGGCCACGCGCGGCGCGGACAAGCGCATCAACGACTACGCCATCGATGCGCAGACCGGCAGCCTCACGCCGCGTGTCCAGACGCCAATCGAATCGAGCCTCGCGTATCTGTGCGCCGAGCCGCAGGGGCGTTTCCTGCTGGGCGCTTCGTACGGCGAGCATCGCGTGAGCCTGTATGGCGCGAACGACCTCGAGAACGGACGGGGCGCGCCGCTCCAGGTGATCGCTGACATCGAGCATGCGCACGCCGTCATCGTTTCCGCCGACGGGCGCTTCGCGTATGCGTCGTCGCTTGGCAGCAACCGCGTGTTCGCCTTTGCGCTGCAGGACGAAGGGCGCCTCGTCGAAATCGGCGCCGTCGATTTGGGCGCGGGCTTCGGTCCTCGGCATCTGCGTTTTTCGCCGGGCGGCGACGTGCTGTACGTGCTGAGCGAATTCCGCGCGACGGTGGCGGCTTTCGCGCGCGACGCCGCCACGGGCAAGCTCGCGGCGCTGCACGTTTCGCCGCGCGCCGCCGATCTCGCGCATCTGAACGACGGCTTTGCGCGCCCGAGCCCCACGGACCCCGTGCAGCCCGACCCGGCGGTGCTCGCCAAGAACGTTTGGGCCGCCGATATCCACGTCTCGCCCGATGGGCGCTTCGTCTACGTGTCCGAGCGCACGACGAGCCAGATTCTCACGCTGCGCGTAGCGCAAGATGGCGCGCTCGAATACGTGGGCGCGACTGCGACCGAAACACAGCCGCGCGGCTTTCGCATCGACCCCACGGGCCGCTTTCTGGTGGCGTGCGGAGAGAAATCGCAGCACGTCTCGGTCTATTCAGTCGATGCGGCGAGCGGCGCACTCACACCCGTCTCGCGCGGCGAGGGCGGCAACGGTGCGAACTGGGTGGAGATCGTCGCAGCCACTGCCTAA
- the kdgD gene encoding 5-dehydro-4-deoxyglucarate dehydratase: MTTPQELKQIVSEGLLSFPVTDFDAQGNFRANTYAERLEWLAPYGASALFAAGGTGEFFSLTKSEYSQVIKTATETCKGKVPILAGAGGATRVAIEYAQEAERNGAQGILLMPHYLTEASQEGIAAHAEQVCKAVPNMGVIIYNRANSKLNADMLEQLADRCPNLIGFKDGVGEIEAMVTIRRRLGDRFSYLGGLPTAEVYAAAYKALGVPVYSSAVFNFIPKTAMQFYRAIAADDHATVGKLIDEFFLPYLAIRNRRAGYAVSIVKAGAKLVGHDAGPVRAPLTDLTEEEVAQLDVLIKKLGAQ; encoded by the coding sequence ATGACCACGCCGCAAGAACTCAAGCAAATCGTCTCCGAAGGCCTGCTTTCGTTCCCCGTCACCGACTTCGACGCGCAAGGCAACTTCCGCGCGAACACCTACGCCGAGCGCCTCGAATGGCTGGCCCCGTATGGCGCGAGCGCGCTGTTCGCGGCGGGCGGCACGGGCGAGTTCTTCTCGCTCACGAAGAGCGAATACTCGCAGGTCATCAAGACGGCCACCGAAACCTGCAAGGGCAAGGTGCCGATTCTCGCGGGCGCGGGCGGCGCGACGCGCGTGGCGATCGAGTACGCGCAGGAAGCCGAGCGCAACGGCGCGCAGGGCATTCTGCTGATGCCGCACTACCTCACGGAAGCCTCGCAGGAAGGCATCGCCGCGCACGCCGAGCAGGTCTGCAAGGCCGTGCCGAACATGGGCGTCATCATTTACAACCGCGCCAATTCGAAGCTGAACGCGGACATGCTCGAGCAACTCGCCGATCGCTGCCCGAACCTGATCGGCTTCAAGGACGGCGTAGGTGAGATCGAGGCGATGGTGACGATCCGCCGCCGTCTCGGCGACCGCTTTTCGTACCTGGGCGGCCTGCCCACGGCCGAAGTCTACGCAGCGGCGTACAAGGCGCTGGGCGTGCCCGTGTATTCGTCTGCAGTGTTCAACTTCATTCCGAAGACGGCCATGCAGTTCTATCGCGCGATTGCCGCCGACGACCACGCGACGGTCGGCAAGCTCATCGACGAGTTCTTCCTGCCGTACCTGGCCATCCGCAATCGCCGCGCGGGCTACGCGGTCAGCATCGTGAAGGCGGGCGCGAAGCTCGTGGGCCATGACGCGGGCCCGGTGCGCGCGCCGCTCACCGATCTCACGGAAGAGGAAGTGGCGCAGCTCGACGTGCTGATCAAGAAGCTCGGCGCGCAGTAA